One stretch of Halobaculum marinum DNA includes these proteins:
- a CDS encoding DNA-3-methyladenine glycosylase family protein, with amino-acid sequence MESGAIPLESVGPFDLQATVESGQTYLWDRADGNMYETMSAHGGDHWYETVVPPLEGVSDERAVVRVRQTDDRLEWESTTDAVPLLTHLLRLDDDLDAILDATPDLPLLERAYDAYRGMRLVRDPPFACLVSFICSAQMRVSRIHGMQMAMAESFGDAVSVGGRTFHAFPTPEQLAARSEDDLRDLSLGYRAPYVQRTAEMVAGGEADPADVRGMAYEDAREYLTRFVGVGDKVADCVLLFSLDFLEAVPLDTWIKTAIADYYPECDAGGYAETSRAIRERFGGEYAGYAQTYVFYYLRAGGE; translated from the coding sequence ATGGAATCCGGGGCCATCCCGCTCGAGTCGGTCGGACCGTTCGACCTGCAGGCGACGGTCGAGAGCGGGCAGACGTACCTCTGGGACCGCGCCGACGGGAACATGTACGAGACGATGTCAGCCCACGGCGGCGACCACTGGTACGAGACGGTCGTGCCGCCGCTGGAGGGGGTGAGCGACGAGCGCGCGGTCGTCCGCGTGCGCCAGACCGACGACCGACTGGAGTGGGAGTCGACGACCGACGCGGTGCCGCTGTTGACGCACCTGTTGCGACTCGACGACGACCTCGACGCCATCCTCGACGCGACGCCCGACCTGCCCCTCCTGGAGCGCGCGTACGACGCGTACCGCGGGATGCGTCTCGTGCGCGACCCGCCGTTCGCCTGTCTGGTGTCGTTCATCTGCTCGGCGCAGATGCGCGTCAGCCGGATTCACGGGATGCAGATGGCGATGGCCGAGTCGTTCGGCGACGCGGTGTCGGTGGGCGGGCGCACGTTCCACGCGTTCCCGACCCCCGAGCAGTTGGCCGCGCGCAGCGAGGACGACCTGCGCGACCTCTCGCTGGGCTATCGCGCACCGTACGTCCAGCGGACCGCGGAGATGGTCGCCGGAGGCGAGGCCGACCCTGCCGACGTTCGTGGGATGGCGTACGAGGACGCCCGCGAGTACCTCACCCGCTTCGTCGGCGTCGGCGACAAGGTGGCCGACTGCGTCCTGCTGTTCTCGCTGGACTTCCTCGAAGCCGTCCCGCTGGACACGTGGATCAAGACCGCCATCGCCGACTACTACCCCGAGTGCGACGCCGGCGGCTACGCCGAGACGAGTCGTGCGATCCGCGAGCGATTCGGCGGCGAGTACGCCGGCTACGCCCAGACGTACGTGTTCTACTACCTCCGCGCCGGCGGGGAGTGA